A genomic region of Ensifer adhaerens contains the following coding sequences:
- a CDS encoding toll/interleukin-1 receptor domain-containing protein: protein MTGKVIFLSHIHQESKLAVEFKTAIEDEFSGFVDVFVSSDGTSIPAGANFLNRIEQGLVACVGAIYLISPNSVNRNWINFELGAVWIRNAIDIASGKQPIPAIPICHSGIKPSALPIPLNNLNAIVGTEASQIESAFRSLQTAVGAKGRLKTDFDALAAAAILFERNYTLGDNIAKMMALGVEKNQRNVAIDFARSNANSSSITMNFADLDMPSVDEIIRMEKGVLKGIISTKINGSGIGFGSAGTRNIANLEVSVDPKLIIEFAEMIRNAA from the coding sequence TTGACCGGCAAAGTGATTTTTCTATCCCATATTCATCAAGAGAGTAAGTTGGCAGTCGAATTCAAGACAGCCATCGAGGATGAATTCAGCGGGTTCGTAGACGTCTTTGTCTCTTCTGACGGCACATCGATTCCCGCGGGAGCAAATTTTCTCAATCGAATTGAGCAGGGTCTAGTTGCTTGCGTCGGCGCGATCTATCTTATCAGCCCGAATTCGGTAAATCGAAACTGGATAAACTTTGAACTTGGGGCAGTATGGATCCGGAATGCTATTGATATTGCCTCGGGGAAACAGCCAATTCCTGCAATACCGATCTGCCACTCTGGTATCAAACCTTCCGCTCTACCGATCCCCTTGAACAACCTCAACGCTATCGTTGGAACCGAAGCCTCCCAAATCGAAAGCGCATTTCGCTCACTACAGACAGCAGTTGGCGCCAAGGGAAGACTGAAAACCGACTTCGACGCGCTGGCCGCTGCGGCAATCTTGTTCGAGCGCAATTACACCCTTGGCGACAACATTGCGAAGATGATGGCGTTGGGAGTGGAGAAAAATCAGCGCAATGTTGCTATCGACTTCGCGAGATCCAACGCAAATTCTTCATCCATTACAATGAACTTTGCCGACCTGGATATGCCGAGCGTCGACGAGATAATCAGAATGGAAAAAGGCGTTCTCAAGGGTATTATTTCTACTAAGATTAATGGATCCGGGATCGGCTTTGGCTCGGCAGGAACACGTAATATCGCGAACTTAGAAGTATCGGTCGATCCGAAATTGATCATTGAATTTGCTGAGATGATCAGAAACGCAGCATAG
- a CDS encoding peptidoglycan-binding protein: MNVITAQQVRDASKGKVNESNLASVLVALDKYGSKFGMDRPHRLAQYFAQLMHESGDFRYDREIWGPTPAQQRYDTRPDLGNTPEKDGDGYLYRGRTGMQLTGKDNYRQFRDWCCAAGLACPDFVKDPEAVNTDPWEGLVPLFYWDTRGLNRWADEGDAETITKKINGGKNGLADRFDRLARISLVLLGYRADNVRQFQADQRLDVDGDVGPKTRSAMHKALVALTPGEAARPEVKVAPVTEEKPVPVPVPVTPPSLDAPWWKSKEVIVPAVSGGGASILTAIGGIPWQNLLILLLALGGIAGFLYWRKNADRKAVAKQVERMA; the protein is encoded by the coding sequence ATGAATGTCATCACCGCTCAGCAGGTTCGCGATGCCTCGAAGGGCAAAGTGAACGAGAGCAACCTTGCGTCCGTGCTTGTGGCTCTGGACAAATACGGCAGCAAGTTCGGGATGGATCGACCGCACCGGCTCGCCCAGTACTTCGCGCAGTTGATGCACGAAAGCGGCGACTTCAGGTACGATCGCGAAATCTGGGGGCCGACGCCGGCGCAGCAGCGTTACGACACTCGCCCTGATCTCGGCAACACGCCGGAAAAGGATGGCGACGGCTATCTCTATCGCGGCCGTACCGGCATGCAGTTGACCGGCAAGGACAACTATCGCCAGTTCCGAGATTGGTGCTGCGCTGCCGGTTTGGCCTGCCCGGACTTCGTTAAGGATCCGGAAGCGGTCAACACCGACCCTTGGGAAGGGCTCGTCCCCTTGTTTTACTGGGACACCCGTGGACTGAACCGTTGGGCCGATGAGGGCGACGCCGAGACGATCACGAAGAAGATCAACGGTGGGAAGAATGGTCTGGCCGACCGCTTCGACCGACTCGCGCGGATCTCGCTCGTCCTTCTCGGTTATCGCGCCGACAATGTTCGGCAGTTCCAGGCTGATCAGCGCCTCGATGTTGACGGCGACGTTGGCCCGAAGACGCGATCCGCCATGCACAAGGCGCTTGTAGCGCTCACACCGGGCGAGGCTGCCAGGCCGGAGGTTAAGGTAGCGCCGGTGACCGAGGAGAAGCCGGTACCGGTTCCCGTCCCGGTGACGCCGCCGAGCCTCGATGCGCCGTGGTGGAAGTCGAAAGAGGTCATCGTCCCGGCCGTCAGCGGCGGCGGCGCGTCGATCCTCACCGCGATCGGTGGGATTCCCTGGCAGAACCTGCTGATCCTTCTCCTCGCTCTCGGCGGCATCGCCGGCTTCCTTTATTGGCGGAAGAACGCCGACCGGAAGGCGGTCGCGAAACAGGTTGAGAGGATGGCGTGA
- a CDS encoding class I SAM-dependent methyltransferase, with translation MQTEFSKLTDDQWFDKVIGKDGPALFGLPEDRIQISTTGRAGEPVLRDGFRFYQFARRMLQEHGNGLSEDTAVMDFGCAWGRILRFWPRDIQAKNLFGFEVQERLLDYARQQVPAATYRVSQTRPPLPNNGQKFDLIYAFSVFSHLPEALTNEWIEEFSKVLKPGGIACLTTRPRAHIEIAGTAASKGAHSSFYAGLITDKDEALASYDKGNFIFYPADGGGSLSAADYGEAIIPLAYAEANWSQHLEVLGFFERYSETYLQPCFVLRKPR, from the coding sequence ATGCAAACTGAATTTTCTAAGCTTACGGATGACCAGTGGTTTGACAAAGTCATCGGCAAGGATGGCCCTGCCCTGTTCGGCCTTCCTGAAGATCGCATTCAGATCAGCACCACCGGGCGAGCCGGAGAACCAGTTCTCCGTGATGGTTTTCGGTTCTATCAGTTCGCCCGCAGGATGCTGCAGGAACATGGCAACGGTCTGAGTGAGGACACTGCCGTTATGGACTTTGGCTGCGCCTGGGGCCGTATCCTTCGGTTCTGGCCCCGCGATATCCAGGCGAAGAACCTCTTCGGCTTTGAAGTTCAAGAGCGCTTGCTGGACTACGCCCGCCAGCAAGTGCCGGCTGCAACGTACCGTGTCAGCCAGACGCGGCCGCCGCTTCCGAACAACGGCCAGAAATTTGACCTGATCTATGCGTTCTCGGTCTTTTCCCATCTGCCGGAAGCGCTGACCAACGAGTGGATCGAAGAGTTTTCCAAGGTGTTGAAGCCGGGCGGCATCGCATGCCTCACCACCCGACCGCGTGCTCACATCGAGATAGCCGGGACGGCTGCAAGCAAGGGCGCCCATTCGAGTTTCTATGCTGGCCTGATCACTGACAAAGACGAAGCTCTCGCCAGCTACGACAAGGGAAACTTCATCTTCTATCCGGCAGATGGTGGCGGCTCCCTCAGTGCTGCCGATTATGGCGAAGCCATCATCCCGCTAGCCTATGCCGAAGCCAACTGGTCTCAGCACCTTGAGGTATTGGGGTTCTTTGAGAGGTATTCGGAAACCTACCTCCAACCGTGCTTCGTGCTCAGAAAGCCGCGTTGA
- a CDS encoding quaternary amine ABC transporter ATP-binding protein: protein MADIEIRNVYKIFGQDAKAALAMAKEGLNKSEILARSGCSIGLNNVSLTIGAGKIFVIMGLSGSGKSTLVRHINRLIEPTSGEVMFDGSNILTLDAKALRTFRMHRVSMVFQSFALMPHRTVLQNVVYGQRVRGLPKTEARDIGMKWIETVGLAGYDAKFPHQLSGGMKQRVGLARALAADTDVILMDEAFSALDPLIRADMQDQLLQLQQNLSKTIVFITHDLDEALRIGSEIAILKDGQVVQVGTPDDILERPANDYVARFVQRRQGRPEAHE from the coding sequence ATGGCTGATATCGAGATCCGCAACGTCTACAAGATCTTCGGGCAGGACGCGAAAGCCGCACTCGCCATGGCAAAAGAAGGGCTGAACAAGTCCGAGATTCTCGCCCGCTCCGGCTGCAGCATTGGCCTCAACAATGTCAGTCTCACCATCGGCGCCGGCAAGATCTTCGTGATCATGGGCCTTTCCGGCTCCGGCAAGTCGACCCTGGTGCGCCACATCAACCGGCTGATCGAGCCGACCAGCGGCGAGGTCATGTTCGACGGCAGCAACATCCTGACGCTGGATGCCAAGGCACTGCGCACTTTCCGCATGCACCGCGTCAGCATGGTGTTCCAGAGCTTCGCGCTGATGCCGCATCGCACCGTGCTGCAGAACGTCGTCTACGGCCAGCGCGTACGCGGCCTGCCCAAGACTGAGGCTCGCGACATCGGCATGAAATGGATCGAGACCGTGGGGCTCGCCGGCTACGACGCCAAATTTCCGCACCAGCTATCGGGCGGCATGAAGCAGCGCGTCGGCCTTGCCCGGGCGCTTGCAGCCGACACCGACGTGATCCTGATGGACGAGGCTTTCTCTGCGCTCGACCCGCTTATCCGCGCCGACATGCAGGACCAGTTGCTGCAACTGCAGCAGAACCTTTCAAAGACCATCGTCTTCATCACCCACGATCTCGACGAGGCGCTGCGCATCGGTTCGGAAATAGCCATCCTCAAGGACGGCCAGGTGGTGCAGGTCGGCACGCCGGACGATATTCTGGAACGGCCGGCCAACGATTATGTTGCCCGCTTCGTGCAACGCCGACAGGGACGACCGGAAGCCCATGAATGA
- a CDS encoding glycine-rich domain-containing protein, with product MKYHAPFGSTDADAPYVDRNTAAAIRGSVPPAAAIEDPQREIVDVISQSGFAPADLLQLAKAIQSQKMNFAEATGTANAIVVTLNPAPSSYSDIVGMPLIVLASLAPTGPATLRVAGLSVVGIVRRGGGALAGGEWSDGDLVAFSYDGEFFQLLDALPAEQTLVHVGTDTGSANAIVASVVPAVSEYKQGSVYSIKVANAVTGASTANFGAGVKSIARANGAPTRANDLVAGQDALLVYDGAKFQIANFSPANIPARNTQQFTASGSFTVPADVYRVKARVWGGGGGAGGSFGANGAGSGGGGAGYAEGIVEVTPGQVIAVTVGSGGAGGASTPTDGQNGGSSSFGGLISATGGGRGYAGNNALQTSQAGVGGTGSGPFSVSGASAGIGFLVGTTPAAGIGGSAGMGSGSPTISIGGVGAPGLFPGGGGNGGSAGSYAGAPGANGLVVIEY from the coding sequence ATGAAATATCATGCGCCTTTTGGCTCCACTGATGCGGACGCGCCCTACGTCGACCGAAATACGGCGGCTGCGATCAGGGGGTCCGTGCCTCCAGCGGCGGCAATCGAAGATCCGCAGCGGGAAATCGTCGATGTCATCAGCCAATCCGGGTTCGCGCCGGCGGATCTGCTGCAGCTGGCGAAGGCTATTCAGAGCCAGAAAATGAACTTCGCAGAAGCAACGGGTACTGCGAACGCGATTGTCGTCACTCTCAATCCTGCGCCGTCATCTTACTCTGACATCGTCGGCATGCCGCTGATTGTGCTGGCGTCCCTGGCTCCAACTGGACCTGCAACGCTGCGGGTAGCGGGGCTGTCAGTTGTTGGTATTGTCCGGCGAGGCGGCGGCGCGCTTGCCGGGGGAGAATGGTCTGACGGCGATCTGGTCGCCTTCTCTTATGATGGCGAGTTTTTCCAGCTGCTCGATGCATTGCCTGCTGAGCAGACGCTCGTTCATGTCGGGACAGACACTGGCAGTGCCAACGCGATCGTTGCATCCGTTGTTCCTGCTGTAAGCGAGTACAAGCAGGGAAGCGTTTACAGCATCAAGGTTGCCAATGCGGTTACCGGCGCTTCGACGGCGAACTTCGGAGCGGGCGTAAAGAGTATAGCGAGAGCCAACGGTGCCCCGACCAGGGCTAACGATCTGGTTGCAGGACAGGACGCGCTGCTGGTCTACGATGGCGCAAAATTCCAGATCGCAAATTTCTCGCCGGCCAACATTCCCGCCCGCAATACCCAGCAGTTTACGGCGTCCGGAAGCTTCACTGTTCCTGCCGACGTGTACCGCGTCAAGGCGCGCGTATGGGGCGGCGGCGGTGGAGCGGGTGGATCATTCGGCGCCAATGGCGCTGGCAGCGGTGGCGGCGGCGCTGGCTATGCCGAAGGTATCGTCGAGGTTACTCCAGGTCAGGTTATCGCCGTCACGGTCGGCAGTGGGGGGGCGGGTGGAGCCTCCACGCCGACGGATGGGCAGAATGGTGGGTCGTCGTCATTCGGTGGCCTTATCAGCGCGACGGGCGGCGGAAGAGGCTACGCCGGGAACAACGCTCTCCAGACGAGCCAAGCCGGAGTCGGCGGCACTGGCTCCGGGCCATTTTCTGTCTCTGGAGCGAGCGCCGGTATCGGATTCCTTGTCGGGACGACGCCGGCGGCGGGCATAGGTGGAAGTGCGGGAATGGGCTCTGGGTCGCCGACGATCTCGATTGGAGGCGTCGGTGCCCCCGGTCTCTTCCCTGGGGGCGGCGGCAATGGCGGGTCGGCCGGGTCTTATGCCGGTGCACCAGGCGCAAATGGGCTTGTCGTCATCGAATATTGA
- the ligD gene encoding non-homologous end-joining DNA ligase, protein MARTVKQKPPPALTADPMPIRVDPCVATLVDKPPAGPAWAFEVKWDGYRAALHIEPGRIHILTRGGHDWTDRFPSIAADAPTLGATTAIIDGEAVVLDEKGRSDFGLLQRALGRRPGVHGPGEILLFAFDLLYLDGRDLRRLPYAERRHHLEQLLVGRDGAIRLSEEVDADGAEFFRVACDLGLEGIIAKRRDAPYRSGRRPEWLKIKCVRRDAFLIVGYEPSSLPGAIGRLLLAARKEDGFVYVGGCGTGWTYQESAMLREVLNSIPADKPAVTLARKGPFFCRPMLVADIEYRAWTQDGKLRHPSFKGVREMEGPAEVYEIRVAEAGHS, encoded by the coding sequence ATGGCCAGAACCGTGAAGCAGAAACCGCCTCCAGCGCTGACGGCAGATCCGATGCCGATCCGCGTAGATCCTTGTGTCGCAACGCTGGTCGACAAGCCGCCCGCGGGCCCCGCTTGGGCTTTCGAGGTGAAATGGGACGGCTATCGCGCAGCGCTCCATATCGAGCCCGGTCGGATCCACATCCTGACGCGCGGCGGCCATGACTGGACTGACCGCTTCCCCTCCATTGCAGCAGATGCGCCAACCCTTGGCGCCACCACTGCGATCATTGACGGCGAGGCCGTCGTGCTCGACGAGAAGGGCCGATCCGACTTCGGCTTGCTGCAGCGCGCCCTCGGGCGCCGGCCGGGTGTGCACGGCCCCGGCGAAATCCTCCTCTTCGCTTTCGATCTCCTCTATCTCGACGGCCGCGACCTGCGCAGGCTGCCTTACGCCGAACGCCGGCATCATCTCGAGCAGCTTCTGGTCGGCCGCGACGGGGCGATCCGCCTTTCTGAGGAGGTCGACGCCGATGGCGCGGAATTCTTCCGCGTTGCTTGCGATCTCGGCCTCGAAGGCATCATCGCCAAGCGTCGGGATGCGCCCTATCGGTCAGGTCGCCGGCCAGAGTGGCTCAAGATCAAATGCGTACGTCGAGATGCATTTCTGATCGTCGGTTACGAGCCGTCATCTTTGCCTGGAGCGATCGGCAGGCTGCTGCTGGCGGCGAGAAAGGAAGATGGGTTCGTCTACGTCGGTGGGTGCGGAACAGGCTGGACCTATCAGGAGTCGGCGATGCTTCGCGAAGTTCTCAATTCGATCCCTGCCGACAAGCCGGCGGTCACGCTGGCTCGCAAGGGACCGTTCTTCTGTCGGCCCATGCTCGTCGCAGACATCGAGTATCGCGCGTGGACGCAAGACGGAAAGCTCCGGCATCCTTCGTTCAAGGGCGTGCGGGAGATGGAAGGGCCGGCTGAAGTCTATGAAATCAGGGTCGCGGAGGCTGGACACTCTTGA
- a CDS encoding DUF6527 family protein encodes MAALSKKLRSVEGGRLMFWCPGCDGAHQVCIGEGPGPRWGYNGDPELPTFTPSVLVRSGHYVPGQEGKSCWCTYNAEHPDGLAPFKCSVCHSFVTDGRIQFLGDCTHELAGQTVEIPDWEDA; translated from the coding sequence ATGGCTGCTCTCTCAAAAAAGCTCCGAAGCGTCGAAGGCGGCCGGCTCATGTTTTGGTGTCCTGGCTGCGACGGCGCTCATCAGGTCTGTATCGGCGAAGGGCCTGGGCCACGCTGGGGTTACAACGGAGACCCGGAACTTCCGACGTTCACGCCGTCTGTCTTGGTCCGCTCCGGACACTATGTGCCCGGTCAGGAAGGCAAGAGTTGCTGGTGTACCTACAACGCCGAACATCCTGATGGCCTGGCCCCATTCAAGTGCTCGGTCTGCCACTCTTTCGTGACGGATGGCCGCATCCAGTTTCTTGGCGACTGCACGCATGAACTGGCCGGCCAGACTGTCGAGATCCCGGATTGGGAGGATGCGTGA
- a CDS encoding HAL/PAL/TAL family ammonia-lyase, translating to MNDNVTLDAPLTWRQIAAVANGAPLALSDAARQRIVHARKVVDALVERGIRGYGINTGVGALCDVVIDRENQQALSRNIILSHACGVGSPLARPEARAVMAAQIANFAHGYSGVRVETVEALLALLNANLIPDIPSRGSVGYLTHAAAIGLVLIGHGTVDDGKSKIGGAEALARVRLKPLTLEAKEGLSLVNGTPCATGLAALALSRAARLFDWADAAAAMTYENLGSQANAFAAAPLALRRSKGLEEVGASLRDFLAGSPMLAETAGTRTQDPLSLRAVPHVHGAARDAFAQVAEVVDRELASLTDNPAVSGTPEAPEVHSQAHAVGAALGLAMDSLAVAVAEVAAISERRIDRLVNPLVSRLPAFLAGDSGVSSGFMIAQYTAASLAAENRRLAAPASLDGGITSALQEDILTHATPAAWKTLAIADNLETILSIELLAAAQAYDLQPRGRAARTDTLYQRIRSKIPAYADDRPLNGDFARMRTLIEESTP from the coding sequence ATGAATGATAATGTAACCCTCGATGCGCCGCTGACCTGGAGGCAAATCGCGGCGGTGGCCAATGGCGCACCGCTCGCACTTTCCGACGCCGCACGGCAGCGCATCGTCCATGCCCGCAAGGTCGTCGATGCGCTCGTCGAGCGCGGTATCCGCGGTTACGGCATCAATACAGGCGTCGGCGCACTCTGCGACGTCGTCATCGACCGCGAAAACCAGCAGGCGCTGTCGCGCAACATCATCTTGAGCCACGCCTGCGGCGTCGGCTCGCCGCTCGCCCGGCCGGAGGCCCGCGCGGTGATGGCTGCCCAGATCGCCAACTTCGCCCACGGCTATTCCGGCGTGCGCGTCGAAACGGTCGAGGCACTGCTTGCGCTCCTGAACGCCAACCTCATTCCCGACATCCCCTCGCGCGGCTCCGTCGGGTACCTCACCCATGCGGCGGCGATCGGCCTCGTGCTGATCGGCCACGGCACCGTCGATGACGGCAAAAGCAAGATCGGCGGCGCCGAGGCGCTGGCGCGAGTTAGGCTAAAGCCGCTCACGCTTGAGGCCAAGGAAGGCCTGAGCCTCGTCAACGGCACGCCCTGCGCGACCGGACTTGCGGCGCTGGCGCTGTCGCGCGCCGCCCGCCTGTTCGACTGGGCGGATGCGGCAGCGGCCATGACCTACGAAAACCTCGGCAGCCAGGCCAACGCCTTTGCCGCCGCCCCGCTGGCGCTTCGCCGCTCGAAGGGTCTCGAAGAGGTCGGAGCCTCGCTGCGCGATTTTCTCGCCGGCAGCCCGATGCTGGCAGAAACCGCCGGCACCCGCACGCAGGATCCCTTGAGCCTTCGCGCCGTGCCGCATGTGCATGGCGCTGCACGCGATGCGTTCGCCCAGGTCGCCGAAGTGGTCGATCGCGAACTTGCAAGCCTCACCGACAATCCGGCCGTGTCCGGCACGCCTGAGGCGCCGGAGGTGCATTCACAGGCGCACGCGGTGGGTGCTGCCCTTGGCCTTGCCATGGACAGCCTGGCGGTCGCCGTCGCCGAGGTCGCGGCCATTTCCGAGCGCCGGATCGACCGGCTGGTCAATCCGCTGGTAAGCCGCCTGCCGGCCTTTCTCGCCGGCGACAGCGGCGTTTCCTCCGGCTTCATGATCGCACAATACACGGCAGCTTCCCTTGCCGCCGAAAACCGGCGGCTGGCCGCACCCGCAAGCCTCGACGGCGGTATCACCTCGGCGCTGCAGGAGGATATCCTCACCCATGCGACGCCGGCGGCTTGGAAGACGCTTGCGATCGCCGACAATCTCGAAACGATCCTTTCGATCGAACTGCTCGCCGCGGCGCAAGCCTACGACCTGCAGCCAAGAGGTCGCGCGGCGCGCACCGATACGCTCTACCAGCGCATCCGCTCGAAAATCCCCGCTTATGCCGACGACCGTCCACTGAACGGTGATTTCGCCCGCATGCGCACCTTGATCGAAGAAAGCACGCCATGA
- a CDS encoding HutD family protein — translation MKILRASNHKRMPWKNGGGETVEIAVFPERALLGDFDWRVSMATVASDGPFSSFPGIDRTLAILEGKGMRLMIEGREPVLMTGETAPLPFPADVATSATLVDGPIVDLNVMTRRGKLAHEVQRLTIDAPGTIEGSVETTLLLCHAGALRLTVAGEESDLAPGDAATLQGPAAITVEPASTSILFVIRIDEA, via the coding sequence ATGAAGATTCTGCGCGCCAGCAACCACAAGCGCATGCCCTGGAAGAACGGTGGCGGCGAGACGGTGGAGATCGCCGTCTTTCCTGAGAGAGCTTTGCTCGGCGATTTCGACTGGCGTGTGAGCATGGCGACGGTCGCCAGCGACGGCCCCTTCTCCAGTTTCCCCGGCATCGACCGTACGCTCGCGATCCTTGAGGGCAAGGGCATGCGGCTGATGATCGAGGGCCGCGAACCGGTCCTGATGACCGGCGAGACCGCGCCGCTCCCCTTCCCGGCCGACGTGGCAACCTCGGCGACGCTCGTCGACGGTCCGATCGTCGATCTCAATGTCATGACAAGGCGCGGCAAGCTCGCGCATGAGGTCCAGCGCCTGACGATCGACGCCCCCGGTACGATCGAGGGCTCCGTAGAAACGACGCTGCTTCTCTGCCACGCCGGCGCGCTGCGGCTGACCGTGGCCGGCGAAGAAAGCGATCTCGCACCGGGTGACGCGGCGACCCTTCAGGGCCCGGCCGCTATCACCGTCGAGCCGGCATCGACGTCCATTCTCTTCGTGATCCGCATCGACGAGGCCTGA
- a CDS encoding DUF1515 family protein: protein MAPSEDAAVHRQLGELVAGMRSLQESIRRLEEGSMRAEDKAATSRAAVHQRMDQLVDRVGHVEASVATIGEDVSEMKPVTDDVKRWKLMGIGALGVTGIAAMALGVSFAEAIRRIVFVIIGKV from the coding sequence ATGGCGCCATCTGAAGATGCGGCAGTACATCGCCAGCTCGGCGAGCTGGTGGCAGGCATGCGGAGCCTGCAGGAATCTATTCGGCGTTTAGAAGAAGGATCGATGCGGGCGGAAGACAAGGCGGCGACCAGCCGCGCCGCCGTGCATCAGCGCATGGATCAGCTTGTCGACCGTGTCGGACACGTCGAGGCATCAGTTGCCACGATCGGGGAAGACGTCTCGGAGATGAAGCCAGTTACCGACGACGTGAAGCGCTGGAAGTTGATGGGTATCGGCGCGCTCGGCGTCACCGGTATTGCCGCTATGGCGCTGGGCGTGAGTTTCGCCGAGGCCATCCGGCGGATCGTGTTCGTCATCATCGGAAAGGTCTGA
- a CDS encoding CatB-related O-acetyltransferase encodes MTPKAVFPAHAATKLQLAKVIPPYMKFVCGDYTYGAPRLLTTKDDAPRILSIGNYCSIAEEVTMFVGRFGIHKMETLTTFPLGMSLPGHDLKALGGLNTQKLPDNLDLIIGNDVWIGYRAIIKAGVTIGTGAVIGAGAIVTKDVAPYSVVAGSPARHIKYRHEEHIRAGLLESGWWEYTPDELAGILGDVTLSTDMEKIVKRLRDHKNP; translated from the coding sequence ATGACCCCGAAAGCAGTATTCCCCGCCCACGCGGCAACCAAACTCCAGCTCGCCAAGGTTATCCCGCCCTACATGAAATTCGTGTGCGGCGATTACACATATGGAGCCCCGCGGCTCCTGACCACGAAGGACGACGCGCCCCGCATTCTGTCCATAGGCAACTACTGCAGCATTGCTGAGGAAGTGACGATGTTCGTCGGCCGATTTGGCATCCACAAGATGGAAACCCTGACAACGTTCCCGTTGGGAATGTCCCTGCCAGGCCATGATCTGAAGGCGCTCGGCGGACTGAACACCCAGAAGCTTCCCGACAACCTGGACCTGATCATCGGCAACGATGTCTGGATAGGCTATCGAGCGATCATAAAGGCAGGTGTTACGATCGGAACCGGCGCTGTGATTGGCGCCGGCGCCATCGTGACGAAGGACGTTGCCCCTTACTCGGTCGTTGCCGGCTCGCCAGCCCGCCACATCAAATATCGGCATGAGGAGCATATCCGAGCAGGTTTACTGGAGAGCGGATGGTGGGAATACACGCCTGACGAATTGGCCGGTATTTTGGGCGATGTAACCCTGAGCACCGACATGGAAAAGATAGTCAAGCGTTTGCGCGATCACAAAAACCCATAG
- a CDS encoding ABC transporter permease has protein sequence MFPDSLNLSIRGPVNDFIQALVSGYGWVFKAISAVILKAVLFIEWILRGLPWWVVILIFMALAWQSSKRWGLTVAVGVLLFFVGVLGLWDLTMQTLALMLMATIVSVVIGVPMGIFVAKSRTVRSITLPVLDVMQTMPSFVYLIPALMLFGLGKVPAILATIIYAVPPLIRLTDLGIRQVDHEVVEAATAFGGSPNQILFGVELPLATPTIMAGLNQTIMMALSMVVVASMIGARGLGEQVLNGIQTLDVGKGLEAGIGIVILAIVLDRITQGFGKSRTEDPRNG, from the coding sequence ATGTTTCCGGATTCTCTCAATCTCTCCATTCGCGGGCCGGTGAACGATTTCATCCAGGCGCTGGTCAGCGGTTATGGCTGGGTCTTCAAGGCGATCAGCGCCGTCATTCTGAAAGCCGTTCTGTTCATCGAATGGATCCTGCGCGGCCTGCCCTGGTGGGTCGTCATCCTCATCTTCATGGCACTTGCCTGGCAGAGCTCCAAGCGCTGGGGCCTGACGGTTGCCGTCGGCGTGCTTCTGTTCTTCGTCGGCGTGCTCGGCCTCTGGGATCTGACGATGCAGACGCTGGCCCTGATGCTGATGGCAACGATCGTCTCGGTCGTCATCGGCGTGCCGATGGGCATCTTCGTCGCCAAGAGCCGGACCGTGCGCAGCATCACCCTGCCGGTGCTCGACGTCATGCAGACGATGCCGAGCTTCGTCTACCTGATCCCGGCGCTGATGCTCTTTGGCCTCGGCAAGGTGCCGGCGATCCTCGCCACCATCATCTACGCCGTGCCACCGCTCATCCGCCTCACCGATCTCGGCATCCGCCAGGTCGATCATGAGGTTGTGGAAGCGGCGACCGCCTTTGGCGGCAGCCCCAACCAGATCCTCTTCGGCGTCGAGCTGCCACTCGCCACGCCGACAATCATGGCCGGCCTCAACCAGACGATCATGATGGCACTCTCGATGGTGGTCGTCGCGTCGATGATCGGCGCCCGCGGCCTCGGCGAGCAGGTGCTGAACGGCATCCAGACGCTCGACGTCGGCAAGGGGCTGGAAGCCGGCATCGGCATCGTCATTCTCGCGATCGTACTCGACCGCATCACGCAAGGCTTCGGCAAGAGCCGGACGGAGGATCCCCGCAATGGCTGA
- a CDS encoding acetyltransferase gives MTISIRPSRPDDFPRTFEIWRSAVLATHDFLTPEDFAAIEVMVRDQYLPAAEFWIAADENDQSLGFMGMSGAQIDSLFVHADARGRGVGRRLVEHAISLHPVLTVDVNEQNASGVGFYQRLRFEIVGRSPVDDAGRPYPLLHLSRG, from the coding sequence ATGACCATTTCCATTCGCCCCTCTCGTCCCGACGATTTTCCGCGCACCTTCGAGATTTGGCGCAGCGCCGTTCTCGCCACCCATGATTTCCTGACGCCGGAGGACTTCGCTGCCATCGAGGTGATGGTTCGCGACCAGTATCTGCCGGCTGCCGAGTTCTGGATTGCGGCTGACGAGAACGATCAGTCGCTCGGTTTCATGGGTATGAGCGGGGCACAGATCGACTCGCTGTTCGTCCATGCCGATGCGCGCGGCCGTGGCGTCGGCCGGCGGCTCGTCGAACATGCGATATCGCTGCATCCGGTGTTGACGGTCGACGTCAACGAGCAGAACGCGTCCGGCGTCGGGTTCTACCAGCGCCTGAGGTTTGAAATCGTGGGACGCTCGCCGGTCGACGACGCCGGCCGGCCCTATCCATTGCTGCATCTCAGCCGCGGATAA